From Enterococcus mediterraneensis, the proteins below share one genomic window:
- a CDS encoding MerR family transcriptional regulator encodes MEYSINQLAKISGVSSRTLRYYDEIELLKPKRISSSNYRVYGKEEVDRLQQILFLKKFGVRLESIKKLLEQPDYDVTNLLQDQYQKLLIQKMELENLLDTLDRTLKYYKGEEIMTDKEKFEAFKQEKIQENEAKYGHEIREKYGDEVIDRSNEQWAHMSQEQFAELQEAEKTMFTALGELLAQDSVDLDSETAKKVFESHKKWLTIAAPFYNAEYHRNLADMYVADERFASYYNDRTSRDSVALIHDIIYHYTA; translated from the coding sequence ATGGAATACAGCATCAATCAATTAGCAAAAATCTCTGGGGTCAGCAGCCGAACATTGCGTTATTATGACGAGATCGAATTATTAAAGCCCAAACGGATCTCTTCCTCGAACTATCGGGTCTATGGGAAAGAAGAAGTTGATCGCCTGCAGCAAATCTTATTCTTGAAAAAATTCGGCGTACGGCTGGAATCGATCAAAAAGCTTTTGGAACAGCCGGATTATGATGTCACCAATTTGTTGCAGGATCAATATCAAAAATTACTGATTCAGAAAATGGAATTGGAGAACCTCCTGGACACATTGGACCGTACCCTAAAATATTACAAAGGAGAAGAAATCATGACAGACAAAGAAAAATTTGAAGCATTCAAACAAGAAAAAATCCAAGAAAATGAAGCAAAATATGGGCATGAAATCCGAGAAAAATACGGTGACGAGGTAATCGATCGTTCTAATGAACAATGGGCGCACATGTCCCAAGAACAATTTGCGGAATTACAAGAAGCAGAAAAAACGATGTTTACAGCGTTGGGAGAATTACTTGCACAAGATAGCGTCGATCTTGACAGCGAAACGGCAAAAAAAGTATTCGAGTCTCACAAAAAATGGCTGACCATCGCCGCACCTTTCTACAACGCAGAATACCACCGCAACTTAGCGGATATGTATGTAGCTGATGAACGTTTTGCCAGCTATTACAATGATCGTACCAGCCGTGATTCAGTCGCTCTGATCCACGATATCATCTACCACTATACTGCCTGA
- the nadE gene encoding ammonia-dependent NAD(+) synthetase, which translates to MTLQQEIIKQLGVQPTIDPEKEIRKSVDFLKEYLHKYPFLKTLVLGISGGQDSTLAGRLAQLAMEEMRQETGDDQYRFIAVRLPYGEQADEEDAKSALRFINADVELKVNIKGAVDAQVKALEEAGVSISDFNKGNIKARQRMITQYGIAGSYSGAVIGTDHAAENITGFFTKFGDGGADILPLFRLNKRQGKMLLKALGAPEALYLKVPTADLEDGKPLIADEAALGVSYEAIDDYLEGKEVTSEAQATIENWWKKTEHKRHLPISLLDDFWK; encoded by the coding sequence ATGACACTGCAACAAGAAATCATCAAACAATTAGGTGTCCAACCAACGATCGACCCGGAAAAAGAGATCCGCAAAAGCGTTGATTTCTTAAAAGAGTATCTGCACAAATATCCTTTTTTGAAAACCCTGGTACTAGGGATCAGCGGCGGGCAAGACTCGACGTTAGCGGGACGATTGGCACAACTAGCAATGGAAGAAATGCGTCAAGAAACCGGCGATGATCAATATCGCTTCATCGCTGTGCGTTTGCCTTATGGAGAACAGGCGGATGAAGAAGATGCCAAATCAGCATTGCGTTTCATCAATGCGGATGTGGAATTAAAAGTAAATATCAAAGGTGCGGTGGATGCTCAAGTCAAAGCTTTGGAAGAAGCCGGCGTTTCTATCTCTGATTTTAACAAAGGCAATATCAAAGCTCGTCAACGTATGATCACACAATATGGGATCGCCGGCTCTTACAGCGGCGCGGTGATCGGAACAGACCATGCTGCTGAAAACATCACCGGCTTCTTTACAAAATTCGGTGATGGAGGCGCAGATATCCTGCCGCTGTTTCGTTTGAACAAACGCCAAGGGAAAATGCTGCTGAAAGCACTGGGAGCACCAGAAGCGCTGTATTTAAAAGTTCCAACAGCGGATCTAGAAGACGGAAAACCATTGATTGCCGATGAAGCGGCATTAGGTGTCAGCTACGAAGCTATCGATGATTATCTGGAAGGTAAAGAAGTGACATCGGAAGCACAAGCGACTATTGAAAATTGGTGGAAAAAAACAGAACATAAACGTCATCTTCCTATCAGTCTGCTGGATGATTTTTGGAAATAA
- a CDS encoding nicotinate phosphoribosyltransferase, producing MHKLYQDDSLTLHTDLYQINMMQTYWELGRADRKAVFECYFRDMPFNHGYAIFAGLERLVHYLENLTFSESDIAYLREVGNYPEGFLSYLADFKFSCTVRSAQEGDLVFNNEPIVQVEGPLAQAQLVETAILNMVNFQTLIATKAARIKSVIGDQPLLEFGSRRAQEVDAAIWGTRAAFIGGADASSNVRAGKIFGIPVSGTHAHSLVQSYGNDYDAFMAYAKTHKDCVFLVDTYDTLKLGVPMAIKVAKEMGDKINFLGVRIDSGDMAYISKKVREQLDEAGFPDAKIYASNDLDENTILSLKMQKAKIDVWGVGTKLITAYDQPALGAVYKLVSIEDENGDMVDTIKLSSNAEKVTTPGKKQVWRITRNKDGKSEGDYITLWDEDPREESEIFMFHPVHTYINKTVRDFDARPILKDIFVDGQLVYELPDLEHIKAYAQEGLDDLWEEYKRDLNPQKYPVDLSTDCWHHKMSILEKIRKNIANLSTDEGEF from the coding sequence ATGCATAAACTTTATCAAGATGATAGTTTAACGCTTCACACGGACTTATATCAAATCAATATGATGCAGACTTATTGGGAATTGGGCAGAGCGGACCGCAAAGCAGTTTTTGAATGCTACTTTCGCGACATGCCGTTCAATCACGGCTATGCGATCTTTGCCGGATTAGAACGATTGGTTCATTATCTGGAAAATCTGACCTTCTCTGAATCAGACATCGCGTATTTGCGCGAAGTAGGCAATTATCCAGAAGGTTTTTTGAGCTACTTGGCAGACTTTAAATTCAGTTGTACTGTACGTTCTGCTCAAGAAGGGGATCTGGTCTTCAACAACGAGCCGATCGTTCAAGTAGAAGGGCCATTAGCACAAGCTCAGTTAGTGGAAACAGCGATTTTGAATATGGTGAATTTCCAAACGTTGATCGCAACAAAAGCTGCGCGGATCAAATCAGTCATTGGCGATCAACCGCTTTTGGAATTTGGTTCTCGGCGGGCACAGGAAGTCGATGCGGCGATCTGGGGAACTCGGGCGGCGTTTATCGGCGGTGCCGATGCCAGCAGCAATGTCCGTGCAGGCAAGATTTTTGGGATTCCTGTCAGCGGGACTCACGCTCATTCATTAGTCCAATCCTATGGCAATGACTATGATGCTTTTATGGCTTATGCCAAGACGCATAAAGACTGTGTATTTTTAGTTGATACGTATGATACGCTGAAATTGGGCGTACCGATGGCTATCAAGGTCGCAAAAGAAATGGGTGACAAGATCAACTTCTTGGGTGTTCGGATCGATAGCGGCGACATGGCCTATATCTCGAAAAAAGTACGGGAACAATTGGATGAAGCAGGATTTCCCGATGCCAAGATCTATGCTTCTAATGATTTAGATGAAAATACGATTTTGAGCTTGAAGATGCAAAAAGCGAAAATCGATGTGTGGGGCGTAGGGACCAAGTTGATCACCGCTTATGATCAACCGGCTTTAGGTGCGGTGTATAAATTGGTTTCTATTGAAGATGAAAATGGCGACATGGTCGACACCATCAAGCTGTCCAGCAATGCGGAAAAAGTGACGACTCCTGGGAAGAAACAAGTTTGGCGGATCACCCGCAATAAAGATGGCAAATCAGAAGGAGACTATATCACACTTTGGGATGAAGATCCGCGGGAAGAAAGTGAGATCTTCATGTTCCATCCTGTTCATACCTATATCAATAAAACGGTTCGCGATTTTGACGCGCGACCAATCTTGAAGGATATTTTTGTCGATGGGCAATTGGTGTATGAACTGCCTGATCTTGAACATATCAAAGCATATGCTCAAGAAGGGCTCGATGATTTATGGGAAGAATACAAACGGGATCTGAACCCGCAAAAATATCCAGTGGATCTTTCAACCGATTGTTGGCATCATAAAATGTCGATACTGGAAAAAATCCGCAAAAATATTGCAAATCTATCTACTGATGAAGGAGAGTTTTAA
- a CDS encoding DUF1827 family protein, whose amino-acid sequence MKLIETPVNKNLNLENLYPNITNYVFDNRAIKYYKLYTLDRIHVIYADTFDKVLVILIDSKKKIKREEVDTVLHRLLKVERKDVKINVNVKKEMEDAGIKFTKPRKDIIVIELDQKE is encoded by the coding sequence ATGAAATTAATCGAAACTCCAGTCAACAAAAACTTGAATCTTGAAAATCTATACCCGAATATTACAAATTATGTATTTGATAATCGCGCTATCAAATATTATAAACTATATACGCTCGATCGCATCCATGTCATCTACGCCGATACGTTTGATAAGGTTCTAGTCATTTTGATCGACAGTAAGAAAAAAATCAAGCGTGAAGAAGTAGACACAGTGTTGCACCGCTTGTTGAAAGTGGAACGCAAAGATGTCAAGATCAACGTTAATGTAAAAAAAGAGATGGAAGATGCCGGTATTAAATTCACCAAACCCCGTAAAGACATCATCGTCATCGAATTAGATCAAAAAGAATAA